The Candidatus Woesearchaeota archaeon sequence TAATAAATATCGAACGAAGTGAGCCAATATGTGCGAAGCACTGGAACTTCCAAAAATTAAAAAAAAGAAATGGAAATTTTATTGTATTTAACATCAGGATTTAGAGAAGTTTTCACGCAGTGAAAATTTGGGAAAATTCAGCAGGAATTTTCCTCTAAATCCTTGTTAAATGAGGGTGAGCGAAGCGAAAGGCTGCAAGCCGTCCCCGAGGATTTGCTGAAAGCAAACCGCAGAGTAATTTTTAGTGGCGTTCTATCAAATGAGCGAATGCGACACATCAAGAACAAGAATCGAGGGGGACAATCTTTTTTTTATTTTTTTAGGGGAGGGGCTTTTTTGTTTCTTTTTTTCTAAAAAAGAAAATAGAGGGGCTTTTATTTTGGTTCTTTTTCTAAAAGAACATATCCACTGGACAAAAAACGCACTGGACAGATTCACATAAGATATTTAAACAAATAGATTTGTCTTTAGAATATGTTTGACATGAAAATTAGCACCGCGATAATCGTAGATTTGTTTCTTGGAATTGCAGGAGTATTGTTTTGGTTTAGTGATAGTTTTGCTCATGCTTTAGGAGTGTTAGGTTTTTTTAAAAGATTATTTGCAGGAATTGTATGTTTTGCTATTTTAGCAGTAGTTACTTTTATTGCTACTCGAAACTGAATAGTAACATTTATATATGGTTATTAATAGTTATTAATAACATGACTAAAAAGTTAATCCTTGATACGGATGATAAGATTTGGAATGAGGTTTTAAAATACAAGATTGATAATAATTTTAAAAATAATAACGAAACAGTTTTGGACTTAATAAAAAAGGGTTAAAAAATGGAAAAAATTAGCAAGTCTAAAGACAGAAAACTAAATTATATTAGTTTATTTAGTAGTGCTGGTGTTGGCTGTTTTGGTTTCAAACAAAATGATTTTGAGTGTATTGCTACAAACGAAATAATTGAACGGAGATTAGAAGTTCAAAAATACAATAACAAATGTAAATATAAAAGTGGTTATATCTCTGGAGATATTACTAACAAAGAAACTCAAGATAAAATATTTAATGAAATCTCTTTTTGGAAAACTAAAGAAAAAATTAAAGATGTTGATGTATTAATTGCTACGCCACCTTGTCAAGGTATGTCAGTTGCAAATCATAAAAAAAAAGATGAACTTAACAGAAATTCTTTAGTCATTGAATCTATTAAAATTGTAAATAAAATATCTCCAAAATTTTTTATTTTTGAAAATGTCCGTGCATTTCTTAATACTGCTTGTACAGATATTGATGGTCAGATAAAAACAATAAATGAATCTATTTCGTTAAATCTTTCTGGAAAATATAATATTGTCAGTAAAGTAATTAATTTCAAAGATATTGGAGTTCCATCAAGTAGAACTAGAACACTTGTAATTGGAGTAAGAAAAGATCTTAAAGAAATTACTCCTTATGATTTATTCCCTGAAATTGAAGATACTAAAACTATTAGACAAGTAATTGGAGATTTACCTCCATTAAGGGAAATGGGTGAGATCTATAATAAAGACATTTATCATAATTATAAAAAGTATGATAAAAGAATGCAAAGTTGGGTTATGGAAATAAAAGAGGGAGAATCTGCTTTTGATAATAAAGACCCAAAAAAAAGACCACATAGACTTGTCGATGGAAAAATAATTTACAATGTAAATAAAAATGGGGACAAATATAAAAGGTGCAAATGGGATAATGTAGGACCTTGCATTCATACAAGAAATGATATTTTTGCAAGTCAATCAACGATTCATCCGAATGATAATAGAGTATTTAGTATAAGAGAATTAATGAGACTTATGACAATTCCAACTACTTTTAAATGGGTTGATGAATCAGAGAAGCAGTTGAATTTGTATAATTACAATGTAAAAAAAGAATTTTTATCCAAAAATGAAATGAATATAAGACAATCTATTGGTGAAGCAGTTCCAACTTTAGTCTTTAATAAAATTGCAAAAAATATACAAAAGGTAACTAAATATAATTTCATATCTGAAAATGAATCAGTTAAATTTGTTCAAGAGAATTCTTTAGACAACATTGACAATATGATTAATTTTATTAAAACTCACAAAAAATTAAATTTTTTTCAATTATCAAAAATATCTGAATTTGCAAATGCAAAAAGAACTGATACCGCTGCATATTATACAAGTCAGGATGTTTGTTTTTCAATTATAAAAGACTTACCTGATTTTGAAAATCAAGAAAGTGTCAAAATACTTGAACCATCTGTTGGTTCAGGAAATTTCTTACCTCTTTTAATAAACAAGTATCGAATGGTAAAAAATGTAATTATTGATGTAATGGATATAAATTCAGATTCAATAAAAATTCTTAAAGAATTAGTAAAAAAACTTGATGTTCCTAAAAATATACAAATTAATTATATTAATGATGATTTTTTACTTCATAATTTTAATAATTTTAATGCTAGTTTAGATTATGATTTAGTTGTTGGTAATCCTCCTTTTATGAAAATAAAAGATAGTAAAAAACTTAAGATATATAAACAAAATAACTTTAATAAGAAAACCAATAATTTGTTTGCTTTTTTTATTGAAAAAGCATTATTAATCTCAAAACATGTTGCACTAATCACTCCTAAAAGTTTAATTTCAACTCCTGAATTTAATCAAACAAGAGAATTACTTGAGAAAAAAAATGTTTTAAAAATATGTGATTATGGGGAGACTGCTTTTAAAGTTAAAATTGAAACAATTAGTTTTATTGTATCTAATACAAAAGCTAAAAATAAATTAATAAAATTAGAATCCTATATCACTAATGATGTTTCCTATAAGGAAAGAGAATATGTCATGTCAAAAAGCTTTCCATATTGGTTAATCTATAGAGATTCTTTTTTTGATAAAGTAGCAAAATCTTTAAAATTTGAAATATTTAACCATTTTAGAGACAGAACTATTACGAAAAAACATACTTCTAATAATGGTAAAATACGAGTATTAAAATCAAGAAATTTATCTCAAAAAGGAGATATTATTGATATTGATGGCTATGACTCTTATATAAATAATATTAATGAATTATCAGTTTCAAAATTTATTAACAAAGAGAATTTATTAATAATTCCTAATTTATCATATTATCCTAGAGCTTCCTTTTTACCTAAAAATGCTATTGCTGATGGTTCTTTGGCTATTTTGACACCTAAAAATGGCACAAAAATAAAACAAGAGGATTTAAATTATTATGCAACAGATGAATTTAGAAAATTTTATCGTATTGCTAGAAATTTTGGAACAAGATCTTTAAATATTGATAATAATTCAATATTTTTTTGGGGCGTAAAAAATGAATCATGAAGAAAAGATACAAAAACATTTAGAAAATCTTGATTTAGATATAAGAAAATCAAATTTTTCTAGATTTATGGATCAGAAAGTTACACCAGATGTTTTATGTTTTATTTCAGATTGTATTATTAATTTAAGTAATCAAAATAATTTTACAACAAAAGATATATGGGAATCTAATTATTTTGAAAAGAACATTAGAGCTATTTTTGGAAAACCTTCTCCTAAAAATATTAATGTTCAAAATGAGTATGATAAATTTATAATACAACCTTTAAGGATGTTGTCTTATGCAGGACTTTTAGAATCAAAAAAAGATGGTCAAAAATATATTTATAATATTAAAAATTATGAATTATTAGATTACATTTCTATTAAAGAAAGAAACGCATATAAGTTTTTGTTTGAATACATTGTAAAAGTTCTCGGTGATTCTGGTTTGTTATCTTATTTTGAACGATTTAAAGATAAATGCTTGACTAGTGAAATCACAAAAGAAGATTTTGAATTATTAAAAAATAAATTTATTCAATTTATGTTAGGACATACAGAAATAAATCAAGATGTTGAAATTAGAAGAATTTTCCCAAAAGTTCTAAATATTTATGCCTCTGAAAATAATATTAATGGAGTTGTTAAAGGACATTTATCTAAATATGTTTTTAATTTTAGTGATTTAATGTACAACCGAAAAAATTGGCGTGACATTGGAAAAGAGAAAGGTATTTCAAGAGCTGAATCTATTGAATTAGAAACACAACAAGAAGTTTATACTAATTATGTTATTGAAAAAGCAAAAAATATAATTAAAAAGAAATATGTTGATAGTGAAGTTAAAGACAGTTTAGCAAATTCTCCCGCAGTGCATGTTCACCATATTTTTCCTATGTCTACTTTTCCACAGTTAGCTACGTATCTTGAAAATTTAATAAAATTAACTGCAACACAACATTTACAAAAAGCACATCCTAAAGGTAATACTCAAGTTGTTAATAGAGACTATCAATGTGTTTGTTTATTGGCAAAATCTAATAGTATTGAATATTCTTTAAATAAAGGTGAACTAGTTTATACAAAACCTAATTTTATTTATGTTATAAATGAAGGTTTAAATTTAAATTTATCCGCATCGATGGATTTTATAAGCTTAAGAACTGAAATAAATAAGGCATATAATTCTATATAATTACTTTTTCACAGAAAAAGACAAAATATACGTAAGAGCTAAGAATAAAAAGAAAATTACTTATCTTATTTAAGATGTTTTTTGTATAATCCGTTTAGTGTGTCGATAAAACTATTTAATTCACCACTTGTTGGGATTTCAGTTAATTCATCATCATGACTTCGCTTGTCGCATTTGCCACTAATCATTCTTAATTTCCCTTTTTCATTAGACTCAATTTCTACACGAGTTAATAATTTATTATCTAATATAGAAAATTGTGCTTTTTTGCAATCTGCAGGAATAGAATTTCCAGATTTCTTTTCATAATATAGTTTAGTGTAAGTTTCAACAGCTTGCCTAATCATATTTGCACAAGTTTTTCTTTGCTCTGAAGAACCATTATAAGTTTCTTTAGCTTGATTAATATAATCTTCAAAACGATTAGATGCCTTAACAATAAATTTTGGTCCCTCTAGACAAAATCCATAAAATTCTATATATTTTGGAAGTTTATGTTGATATCTTGTGATAATTAAATCCGATACTGCCGGTTTTAAATGAGACATAACATAAATTTGTATATCTTTATTTAATAATTTTTCAAGGACATTTGAGATAAAATTGTTTGTATGAGCATCATCCATTGATTGAACAGGGTCATCAATTAATATAAATGAAAAAGGATTATCACAATCAATAATTTGACTTAAATATATGCTTAATCCTAAACAATTTAAGTGGGCTTCACTAAGTATTGGGACTGCAGGTTTGTTAACACCAAAACAAGATGCTATAAAATTGATTTTATTTCCATTGCATTCAATATCTGAAATTCTAATTTCTTCATCTGGATTTAATAAATCGTACCATTCAATAATTTTCGCTTTATGTATATTTATGAGTTCTGATAATTTTGAATCTCTGAATTCTTTTAATTTAGCGATATTTTCGCTAAATTCAGATTCAATTTCTTGATTTAAATTATAAATTTTGAAATGTTTAAAATGAATTAATGTTTTCATTAAAAGTTCTTTCTCGTCAATTCCTTTTTGTGATGATATTTTTAAATCTAAATCTTTTTTTAGTTGAGATATTAATGGTTTAAAGACAGTTTCAATTGTTGTTTGATATGTGTCAACAAATTTGATGAATTCATCATTTTTTTCATTGATTGAATTTATATCTTCGGGTGGTTTTTCACCAGGTTTTATTGAATCAATTAATTGTTTAATCTCTTCATATTTGTTTATAATTGATTTGAAAGTTTCATTCAATAAATTATTTGTTGAAATTATTTTTGTTAAATCTAACTGAAATATTTGTAATTTCTCTAAAGTTTCCTTAGAAATAATTAATTCTTTTAGTGAGTCGATATATTGTTTTTTATTATTAATTATTTGTTTAATTTTTTCTAAAGATGCAGAATGAGTTGTTAATTGCTGTTTTGTTGTGTTTAGTTTATTTAATATGTCTTTAATTTCTTCTTTTTTTTGGGCGTTAATTGTTTTTTCTTGACATAATGGACAAATTTCTATTTCATTATCTAACATAGTCAATCCTTTTTCTAAAATAGTTATTTCATTAGATGTGCTTATATTAGTAGGATTTGTTAGAAAATTTAAGATTGTTTGAAAACTCTCTTTTTCAAATAAAGGTTGTTCTGAAGTTTTCTGAAATTCAATTGTTTTTATTAATTTATTAGTGTCAAAAATACTTTTTTTTTCATTCTCTATTAGTTGTATTGAAGATTTTAAAAAATCATTAAAGTTATCTTCTAAAATAATTTCAAAATCAGAATTTTTGATTCTTTTATTTATTAAATTTGCAATTTCTATTTTTGACTTTTTATTAGATGTAGCTTCACAAAAAATATTGTTAAATTTTTCTTGAATTTCTTGACAGAAAATTAAAGATTCTCTAATTTGAGTTGGTTTATTTGTTTTAAAATTATTAAGATTTTTTATTGTTATTTTTAAAAAATTGTCTAATTTTTCTATACCTAATAATTTCATAAATTGGTTATATCTGTCAACAGGTGGTGTGTTGATAAAACTTTGCAATCCGTGTTGATAAATAATAGGTTTAAGATCTAAACTAGTAGTTATGGAATCTAAATTCTCCACTTCAATGCCATCAATTATAATTTTAGAATCTGTTTCAGATATATATTCTCTTCGAACAATCTTATTGTCTGAATTTATTTTTATTATGGCCTCAACAAATGGGGTTCCTGCAAAATGTATGTTTTTGATTGTATCTTTGAACTCAACCTTAGAACATGCATTTTCTTTTTTGTATATTGTGCCGAAAAAAAGATATTCAATAACTTCGGCAAAACTAGTCTTTCCTTGACCATTTGGACCATATATAACAATTAAATTATCGTCCAATTCAAATTCTTGATTAACATTAAACCCCCTTATTCCTGATACTTTTAAATTAATTAATTTCATTAACTTTTTCCTCTACATATTTATTTATTTCTTCTCCAAAATCAGTGGAACTTGTATCAAAGAATTTATCAATTATATCGTTCATTAGTTGATTTTTTTCAAAAACATTTTTAGCATCTGTTTTAATCGAATCTTTCATAAATATGTATAATTAGTAGAATAATATAAACTTTCTTATTATTTAGTATATTTTTTATCTTTCGAACGAAGTGAGTGTAAATGTCCGTTAGGACTAAAAGCCCCCTCTTAATAAATTTCGAACAACGAAGTTGTGAGCCAATATGTGCGGAGCACCAGCCCCTCCCCCTTTTTTTCTATTTTTTTCTTTTGTTTTGATTGTCCCCTCCTTCTACATTTAGCCACTAAAAATTATTTCATTTAACATCGGAATTTAACGAAGTTGAATTTTGAGAGCTGGAGCGAGGCAGGCAACCCAGCCGAGCGACCTCCAAAATTCAATTTGGGAGAGGAACGAATTTTCGAAGAAAATAGCGAAGCGGTCGTTCCGAACCGTTAAATTCCTGTTAAATCCTTTTCCCATACGCAAGTGTGGGAAAATTGCGTCTGCAAAGTCGAAAAAGAGAGCGTTCCTTCAAATGAGCGAAGCGATACATCAAGAACAAGAATCAAGGGGGACATTTCGTAGTCGTCGTTTTAGTTAGTCGTAGGGGGGAATTTCGTCGTGTTTTTGCTTCTTTTTACAAAAAGAAGAATCAGCACTAACCACTGGACAGATAGACGCAATATTTATAAATATGTCTAAATATTTCCGTTTAGAGGGGTGTAAAATGCCAAGTAAAAGTATTACATTAAAGGTGGATTCTAAAACTTATGATAATTATAGAGAATACTGCAAGAAAAAAGGTTTAATTGTATCTCGCCAATTTGAAATTTTAATGGAAGAGGAGTTGCAGAAGAATGGAAAATAAAGAGATTAATTCAACAGTTGTTCCAATAGGAGAGTATGCTTTTTCACAGATTGTTAAAACTAAAATTTATTTTTTTCCACAACCAAAAAAGATTAATCAAAAAGTAAAATATATCTTTTTTTATCTGACAAAACCAGTTCAAGCAATTACGCATTATGGAATCATTGAGAAGCATATTGAAGATGCGGATAAAATGATTAATCTCATAGAAAAAATGAAAACATTTAGAGACCCATCAAAAAAAGCATCAGCATATAAATTTTCAAAAATTGAGAAGTTAAAATCACCAATTCCATTTTTAGATAGTACATCAATTCAAGGAAGAATAAATGGAAACTTCGATAAAATTATAAAGTTAAAAAGCACACAAGGTTTATTCAAATGATATCAACTCAAAACTTAAAATTTATTGACCTTTTCGCAGGAATAGGCGGATTTAGAATAGCTTTAGAGAAACAAGGTGCTAAATGCGTTTTCACATCAGAATGGGATAAAGAAGCTCAAAAAACTTATTATGAAAATTTTGGAGAAATCCCTCAAGGAGATATTACTAAGATAGATGAAAAAAATATTCCTAAACATGATATTATCTGCGGTGGATTTCCATGTCAGGCTTTTAGTATATCTGGAAAACAGCAAGGTTTTAAGGATGCACGAGGAACGCTATTTTTTGATATCGCAAGAATAGCAAAACATCATCAACCAAAAGTGTTGTTTTTAGAGAATGTTAAGAATTTAACAAAACATTATCATGGAAATACATTGAAAGTTATTTTAAGAATTTTAGATGAGATTGGCTATGACGCATTTTATCAAGTTTTGGTTGCGAGCCATTACGGAGTTCCACAAGCAAGAGAGAGAATCTATATTGTTGCTTTTAGGAAAGATTTAGGAATAAATTATTTCTATTTCCCAAAACCCACTTATAAAAAGATTTATGTTAAAGATATTTTAGAAGATGATGAGATTACAGCAGAACATATAATCAATAGAAAAGACATCAAATTTTGGGAAAGAGATCAAACTCCTCAGTTAAAGCCGATTCAAATAGGACAAATAAATAATGGCGGACAAGGTGAGCGAATTTATAGCGTAAATGGTCACGCAATAACTCTGTCTGCTTATGGGGGGGGAGCGGCTGGTAAAACTGGTGCCTATTTAGTCAATGGTAAAATAAGACGATTGTCTCCGAGGGAATGTGCCAGAGTTCAAGGATTTCCAGAATGGTTTAAAATTCCAGTAAGCAAATCTCAAGCATATAAACAATTTGGAAATAGTATATCCGTTCCAGTTGTTGAAAGCATATACTCACAGATATTGAAGGTATTAAATTCTGATAAAATTGGAGAATTGAAGCAAAATCAAGTTCCTCAATCGAAAAGATATGATTACGCTGTGCAAACTCAGTTAATCAAGGTGTCACAATGAATGAAAAAGAATTGTTTGGCTCAGAAACGGCTAAAGGCGGATTTAGAAATGAAGATGATGTAATTGCTAAATTTAACGATTGGAAAAAAGATAAAGTTTCTCAAGAGTGGCTCGTTACTATGGGTTATGTCATTAAAGAGATTGAATATGTTAAAGCTGTTAAAATTGGTGGGAATTACAAAACTGATGTGCAAGTTCAGGTCACAATCAAACTTAAAGAAGCAATAGATTGCGAAAATTTGTCAGTTAAGTTGGTAAGCAATCCTCAAGGTTTTAATCAAATAGATAAAAGAGAAATTGAGAAATATGTTGAAATGTGGAGAATACCTAATGATATCGAGGAGATATTAAAGTTATTTACAGGTAAGACTAAACCGACAAATACCTCAGGGTTAAAAGACCCAAGAAGAATGTTATTGAGTGAAATGCCAAGCGAAGACCAAGAAAAAGTTTTGGCATTTTTCAATAAGAATAAGATTTTGATTATCTCAGATGTTCTCAAAGGAAGAGATAAATTCGCGGCAAATTGGATGCTTGTAATTCTAAAAAAAGATGAAGATAGTTACGAATGGGCATTAAAAGACATAAATACTGTCATGAATCTTTTTGGTCAAGGAGAGGTTAGAATAACAGACCAAGGTAGTTTAAAGATTGGTCAGATAGGTATGCAGAGAAAAGGCGGAGATGGCGGAAGAGAGTCCGCAAAAATGTTGCAGTTTAAGATTAATCCTTGCTTATTATTTGATGGCGATGAAGATGCCTGATACTTTTTCCAAAAAGAAAAGAAGCCAAATAATGTCTAAAATCAAAGCCAAAAATACTCGTCTTGAAATTGGCTTTAAAGAATTAATAAAAGGTTTAAGATTCAGATATCAACCAAACATTTTTGGAAAACCGGATTTTGCTTCTAAAAAACTAAAAATAGCCATTTTTATTGATAGTTGTTTTTGGCACAAATGCCCTCAACATTTCAGAAAGCCAACAGCCAATAATTCTTATTGGACTAAAAAAATAAATCGGAATGTTGAAAGAGCAAAAGAAGTTAATGTTCAGCTAAAAAAACAAGGTTGGAAAGTGATAAGATTTTGGGAACATGATATCAAAAAGTATCCTAAAAAATGTGTGCTTAAAATTAAAAAGCATATTCTCTAATAAATTATAGTCGTTCGTCGTTACGGAATTCCCCCTCGTTCGTCGTTTAGAAATGTCCCCCCTTCCGTTCGTTAGCTCTCTTTTCCGATTGGATTTAACATCAGGATTTAGAGAAGTTTTAAACGAAGTGAGAAATTTGGGAGAGCGCCGAGCTGAGGCGCGAACCTCTAAATCCTTGTTAAACGTCCCGACGACTGAAAGGAGGAGAGCGCAGCGTGGCACGAAGCGTAGCGGAGTGAGTTCAAAAAATATTTTTCGTTCTTATTTATCATGATAGGCTTTCTTCAATTCTTATAAATTTGTTTTTTGTTTTGAAAAATGAAAGAGGGGTTAGGGGTGAATTTCATTTTTTAATTTCTTTATTTATACTCTTTTTTCTGCAATGAGGGCAAACTGAATTTTCTTTAAAAAGATCATTTAGTCTATTATTTATTAAATATAAATTTAACAATTCTTTCAACGGCTTTATTAGTTGCTTTATCAATATCCTCTTTTGTCCATGTATCCTTTGGATATTTAGTCAATGCTCTTGCAATGGTGTATCTACTGTCTTTGTATCCTGATTTATCTTTTATAGAATTTTGTTTTTTTGTTTTGAACCATTCTCTTCCAATAGATTTATTTATATCTTCTTCAAGTAATATTTTATTACCAAGTTTGTTTACTATACTATTAAAATCTTCTTTGTTTTCAATACCTGCATCTGTTTGTATTGTAGTAATATTTCGACCACTTGATGGCATAATATGTTCAATGTTTACATTTTCTTCAAAATTGAATTTATTTTTGTTATATAAATATTCGTTAATGTAAACTAGAATGTTTTTTTCATATGCTATAATAGATTCTGAAATATCTTTTTCATTCCAATTTTTGTTAATATGTTCATTAAAGTCTTTTTTAATAATTTCTATAGAAATATTATTATCAACTAATTTAATGTTCTCACCAAACAAAAATGTTTTAAACTTAGCACTTGAATAACCAGAATCAACCAATTCTAGTATAGTGAACAGTCTTAATAAAGGTTCACAAATTTCCATTACTTCTGCTTCGGTAATATCGGTCGTTTTATAGCGATATAAATAGCTTGATAAATACAGCTTAGCATTTTCGTTATATTTCAAAAGTAACTTAACCACAGGATAATTTTTTATTTTATCCCATGTTTTTGTAATTTTATCAAAATTGGCACATAAGACTAATGGTTTGCTTAATAATTCTTTTTTTATATCTATATAATATCTTCTCAACCCTGGCGTTGTTACATCAACTGAGTTGTCCTTAACATATTCCTTATTAATAGCTCGATTTATATACATAAACTGTTGTAATACCGAATCAATATCTATAATCTTTCGAGTATTTAGTTCATCGACTAATTTATTTATTAATTTCCATTGTTCATTAAATTCATTTTTATCTGTGCCTGCTTTGGAATAAAGTTGTGCTGAGATAATATCTGCATCTGCAAGAGGCAACCCCGTAGAATTAAGCGAATTAAACATTGTAATTGCTTGTTCTATTTGCCAACTTCGAATTTCTATAACTTGACATTTATTTAAAAATACTTTTGCAAATTCATTGAGTTGAGAATCAGACTTATTCATCAATCTTCCATAGAAATATTTAAAATTCCGAAAATGATTTGTGTATTTATTATCTTTTTGTTTGCGCGGAATTTTATGTACTTTTTGTTCAGCTGTATCAAAGTCTATTGCTTCAATAATTTTCTTTATTTCATCTAAATATAGTTCATTTATAGATTTGTTTTCTATTATTAATTTGTTTTTGGTTTTCGTATCATCTTTTAGCATTATAGGAATATCTTCAGCTTCTGCTTTATACAAAATTGTCATAATCTTATTTCTGTTTGCCTCAAGTCCTGCTTTTAGTGCTTCAGAATCTTCATCCTTTGGAATTTTTTTTATAACATCATTTAATCTTATTAACAATGCTTTAAGTAATAATAAGAACGTAGTAGTACGTTGTTGTCCATCAATTAGATTGAATTTATTATGATCTGGATCTGAACAATCCACTATGATTGTACCAAAAAAATAAGGATCACTTGCATCAGAAGAAATAAATGCCTCAATGTCTTGCCATAATTTATCACAATGGGCTATACCCCATGAGTAACTACGTTGATATTCAGGTATCACAAAATATTGTGATTTTTCCAGTATAAGGTATTGACTAATCAGTTTTAGTTTTGGTTCAATGTCTTTTGTCATTTAAAAATATAATTTGTATTAAGTATATAAAGTTTATCTTAATATTGGCTCTGTTCAAAATCTAAAGATTTATAACCCTCAGCAGCCGTAAGGCTGTCTGAGGGGGGGAGGGAATTTCTCCCCATGAAAGAAAAAACAAAACTCATTAATAAAGTTAAGCGCTTGATAAAGCGGGCTGGAATACCCAGATGGCTGCATAGGTTTGGCCCTAAGAAATATGAGTTCTGGCACCATGCTGTGGCATACTTGCTTAAGCAAGTATGCAAGCTGAGTTATCGAGGAATAAGCTGGCTTCTTAGGCAGTTCAACATGAAGGCGCCCTGCCCCTCGGCTTTGTGCACGAGTTTTAAAAAAGTGCCTCAGCACATCTGGGAAAAGCTGCTTAGCTTGACAACAGGAGCTAAGCCTTATATTGTTGCTATTGACGGCTCGGGCTTGAGCCGCCGGCTGCCAAGCCCATACTACACCTACAGGATTGACAGGCCATATCCTGTTGAAGTGCCGTTGAAGCTAAGCATTGCTGTGGACACAAGAACCAAGAAAATTCTTGCTCTCAGGCTAAGGATGAGGCCGGCACATGATGTTAAAGATGTGAAATATATCCTGAGAAGGCTCAAAAAGCGCCCAAAAAAGCTTGTAGCTGACAAAGGCTATGATGCAGAATGGATTCATCGCCTTTGCCAAGGGCTGTCAATACAAGCTGTAATTCCCATAAGAGATTATGGCAAGAAAAGGAGGCACCAGAAAAACAGCCTAAGAAACAAAGCCAGCAAGGTTTTCTGCACCAGAACCTACCACAGG is a genomic window containing:
- a CDS encoding DUF262 domain-containing HNH endonuclease family protein; translated protein: MTKDIEPKLKLISQYLILEKSQYFVIPEYQRSYSWGIAHCDKLWQDIEAFISSDASDPYFFGTIIVDCSDPDHNKFNLIDGQQRTTTFLLLLKALLIRLNDVIKKIPKDEDSEALKAGLEANRNKIMTILYKAEAEDIPIMLKDDTKTKNKLIIENKSINELYLDEIKKIIEAIDFDTAEQKVHKIPRKQKDNKYTNHFRNFKYFYGRLMNKSDSQLNEFAKVFLNKCQVIEIRSWQIEQAITMFNSLNSTGLPLADADIISAQLYSKAGTDKNEFNEQWKLINKLVDELNTRKIIDIDSVLQQFMYINRAINKEYVKDNSVDVTTPGLRRYYIDIKKELLSKPLVLCANFDKITKTWDKIKNYPVVKLLLKYNENAKLYLSSYLYRYKTTDITEAEVMEICEPLLRLFTILELVDSGYSSAKFKTFLFGENIKLVDNNISIEIIKKDFNEHINKNWNEKDISESIIAYEKNILVYINEYLYNKNKFNFEENVNIEHIMPSSGRNITTIQTDAGIENKEDFNSIVNKLGNKILLEEDINKSIGREWFKTKKQNSIKDKSGYKDSRYTIARALTKYPKDTWTKEDIDKATNKAVERIVKFIFNK
- a CDS encoding very short patch repair endonuclease → MPDTFSKKKRSQIMSKIKAKNTRLEIGFKELIKGLRFRYQPNIFGKPDFASKKLKIAIFIDSCFWHKCPQHFRKPTANNSYWTKKINRNVERAKEVNVQLKKQGWKVIRFWEHDIKKYPKKCVLKIKKHIL
- a CDS encoding type II restriction endonuclease codes for the protein MNEKELFGSETAKGGFRNEDDVIAKFNDWKKDKVSQEWLVTMGYVIKEIEYVKAVKIGGNYKTDVQVQVTIKLKEAIDCENLSVKLVSNPQGFNQIDKREIEKYVEMWRIPNDIEEILKLFTGKTKPTNTSGLKDPRRMLLSEMPSEDQEKVLAFFNKNKILIISDVLKGRDKFAANWMLVILKKDEDSYEWALKDINTVMNLFGQGEVRITDQGSLKIGQIGMQRKGGDGGRESAKMLQFKINPCLLFDGDEDA
- a CDS encoding DNA cytosine methyltransferase, which translates into the protein MISTQNLKFIDLFAGIGGFRIALEKQGAKCVFTSEWDKEAQKTYYENFGEIPQGDITKIDEKNIPKHDIICGGFPCQAFSISGKQQGFKDARGTLFFDIARIAKHHQPKVLFLENVKNLTKHYHGNTLKVILRILDEIGYDAFYQVLVASHYGVPQARERIYIVAFRKDLGINYFYFPKPTYKKIYVKDILEDDEITAEHIINRKDIKFWERDQTPQLKPIQIGQINNGGQGERIYSVNGHAITLSAYGGGAAGKTGAYLVNGKIRRLSPRECARVQGFPEWFKIPVSKSQAYKQFGNSISVPVVESIYSQILKVLNSDKIGELKQNQVPQSKRYDYAVQTQLIKVSQ
- the dcm gene encoding DNA (cytosine-5-)-methyltransferase, which codes for MEKISKSKDRKLNYISLFSSAGVGCFGFKQNDFECIATNEIIERRLEVQKYNNKCKYKSGYISGDITNKETQDKIFNEISFWKTKEKIKDVDVLIATPPCQGMSVANHKKKDELNRNSLVIESIKIVNKISPKFFIFENVRAFLNTACTDIDGQIKTINESISLNLSGKYNIVSKVINFKDIGVPSSRTRTLVIGVRKDLKEITPYDLFPEIEDTKTIRQVIGDLPPLREMGEIYNKDIYHNYKKYDKRMQSWVMEIKEGESAFDNKDPKKRPHRLVDGKIIYNVNKNGDKYKRCKWDNVGPCIHTRNDIFASQSTIHPNDNRVFSIRELMRLMTIPTTFKWVDESEKQLNLYNYNVKKEFLSKNEMNIRQSIGEAVPTLVFNKIAKNIQKVTKYNFISENESVKFVQENSLDNIDNMINFIKTHKKLNFFQLSKISEFANAKRTDTAAYYTSQDVCFSIIKDLPDFENQESVKILEPSVGSGNFLPLLINKYRMVKNVIIDVMDINSDSIKILKELVKKLDVPKNIQINYINDDFLLHNFNNFNASLDYDLVVGNPPFMKIKDSKKLKIYKQNNFNKKTNNLFAFFIEKALLISKHVALITPKSLISTPEFNQTRELLEKKNVLKICDYGETAFKVKIETISFIVSNTKAKNKLIKLESYITNDVSYKEREYVMSKSFPYWLIYRDSFFDKVAKSLKFEIFNHFRDRTITKKHTSNNGKIRVLKSRNLSQKGDIIDIDGYDSYINNINELSVSKFINKENLLIIPNLSYYPRASFLPKNAIADGSLAILTPKNGTKIKQEDLNYYATDEFRKFYRIARNFGTRSLNIDNNSIFFWGVKNES